One Pseudomonas entomophila genomic window carries:
- a CDS encoding anti-phage deoxyguanosine triphosphatase, whose product MMDVWQERRDGAHKREDDIRNEWERDYARLIHSSAFRRLQSKTQVLGLGESDFYRTRLTHSMEVSQIGVGIVHWLRRRHEAQQDIIKALPRSALMSSICLAHDIGHPPFGHGGEVALNICMRDYGGFEGNGQTLRILSRLDKYTHHHGLNPTRRLLLGVLKYPASYSATVNMAAYGAGTTPQWLAKAKTQKPPKCYLNDEKDVVEWVLAPLSNEERRAFTEVTAGPSENAHFVPKHKSLDTSIMELSDDISYSLHDLEDAISLGMVNRQHWDEHMSGNSGLFSTCKLDFAEISDQLFAKESYLRKQAIGTLVHAFILSTQVQPSLIPSAQNELIRWNAVMDSDHKKLRKHIFELVVKKVIKSANVQQLEFKGQKIVIELFNALSSDPTRLLPGRTIEKYEQTPDDAGKARVICDFISGMTDEYCTRLYEKLYYPHKGSIFDHL is encoded by the coding sequence ATGATGGATGTCTGGCAAGAACGCAGGGATGGTGCGCATAAGCGCGAAGATGACATTCGAAACGAATGGGAGCGTGACTATGCGCGCTTGATTCACTCGTCGGCCTTCAGAAGGCTGCAATCGAAAACTCAGGTCCTGGGGTTGGGAGAAAGCGATTTTTACCGTACACGGCTGACACATTCCATGGAAGTCTCGCAGATTGGTGTCGGAATCGTTCATTGGTTGCGCAGGAGGCATGAAGCGCAGCAGGACATCATCAAGGCACTGCCACGTTCTGCATTGATGAGTTCTATCTGCCTGGCGCACGACATTGGTCACCCACCTTTCGGTCACGGCGGGGAAGTGGCCCTTAATATCTGCATGAGAGACTATGGTGGCTTTGAAGGCAACGGCCAGACATTGAGAATATTGTCGCGTCTTGACAAATATACTCACCACCATGGGCTCAACCCAACACGACGGCTCTTGCTGGGTGTACTCAAATACCCAGCTTCGTACTCGGCCACTGTCAACATGGCGGCTTATGGTGCGGGCACAACCCCACAATGGCTGGCTAAAGCGAAGACGCAAAAGCCGCCAAAATGCTACCTGAATGATGAAAAGGACGTTGTCGAGTGGGTGCTGGCCCCCCTGTCCAACGAAGAACGAAGGGCGTTCACCGAAGTGACGGCCGGCCCAAGCGAGAACGCACATTTTGTGCCGAAACACAAGAGCCTAGATACATCCATCATGGAGCTCTCTGACGACATTTCTTATAGCCTGCACGACTTGGAAGATGCCATTTCGCTTGGCATGGTGAATCGCCAGCACTGGGATGAGCACATGTCGGGTAATTCGGGGCTGTTCTCAACTTGCAAACTCGACTTTGCCGAAATTTCCGATCAGCTCTTTGCAAAAGAGAGCTATTTGCGCAAGCAGGCCATCGGTACGCTTGTCCATGCATTCATTTTGAGCACCCAAGTCCAGCCTTCGCTGATTCCCTCGGCGCAGAACGAATTGATCAGATGGAACGCCGTCATGGACAGCGACCATAAAAAACTGCGCAAACACATCTTCGAGCTGGTGGTCAAGAAGGTGATAAAAAGCGCTAACGTGCAACAGTTGGAGTTCAAAGGTCAGAAAATCGTTATCGAGCTGTTTAATGCGTTGAGCTCAGACCCGACACGATTATTGCCCGGCAGGACTATCGAAAAGTACGAACAGACCCCGGATGACGCTGGCAAGGCCAGAGTGATCTGTGATTTTATCTCCGGTATGACCGACGAATATTGCACGCGCCTCTACGAAAAGCTGTACTACCCCCACAAAGGCTCGATTTTCGACCACCTGTAG
- the hisN gene encoding histidinol-phosphatase — translation MSLSAEQIGEFRGFAEQLADAAAAAIQPYFRASLEVEDKGGRLYDPVTVADKAAEDAMRELIQARYPAHGILGEEQGEAVGSSPLTWVLDPIDGTRAFITGLPLWGTLIALNDGTRPVIGVMNQPFTGERFVGTPDGAWRSGTPLKTRACTDLASATLMCTTPDMFDTEARQAAFHKVAGQARLMRYGGDCYAYCMLASGFVDVIVEASLQPYDVQALMPIIEGAGGVITAWDGSSAQNGGCVVACGDKALHAQVVEMLRHAM, via the coding sequence ATGTCCCTGAGCGCAGAACAGATTGGTGAATTCCGCGGCTTCGCCGAACAGCTGGCCGATGCCGCTGCCGCCGCGATCCAGCCGTATTTTCGCGCAAGCCTGGAGGTCGAGGACAAGGGCGGACGCCTGTACGACCCGGTGACCGTGGCCGACAAAGCCGCCGAGGATGCGATGCGCGAGCTGATCCAGGCGCGCTACCCGGCACATGGCATTCTCGGTGAAGAGCAGGGCGAGGCCGTTGGCAGCAGCCCGCTGACCTGGGTGCTCGACCCGATCGACGGCACCCGCGCCTTCATCACCGGCCTGCCGCTGTGGGGCACGCTGATTGCCCTCAACGACGGTACCCGCCCGGTGATCGGTGTGATGAACCAGCCATTCACCGGCGAACGGTTCGTCGGTACGCCGGACGGCGCCTGGCGCAGTGGCACCCCCCTGAAGACCCGCGCCTGCACCGACCTGGCCTCGGCCACGCTGATGTGCACCACCCCCGACATGTTCGACACCGAGGCGCGCCAGGCGGCCTTCCACAAGGTGGCTGGCCAGGCTCGGCTGATGCGCTACGGCGGCGACTGCTACGCCTACTGCATGCTGGCGTCGGGCTTCGTCGACGTGATCGTCGAGGCGAGCCTGCAGCCCTATGACGTGCAGGCACTGATGCCGATCATCGAAGGCGCGGGTGGGGTGATCACGGCTTGGGATGGTAGCTCGGCACAAAATGGCGGCTGCGTGGTGGCCTGTGGTGACAAGGCGCTGCATGCGCAGGTGGTGGAGATGCTGCGTCACGCCATGTGA
- a CDS encoding helix-turn-helix transcriptional regulator gives MNSHLLFPQIGKVIASTGSRHFPQRLHDLIQTHLTIDATLIRQMRVAGACSSRPDATLLSETVFSTGEPGDAFDDPARLHLARRKDGYRYEITVLRADPRYGFSAVERSRLEDISPLLLPMLEKHISALQPALPEPSEPESLEQRFIERLRQADITLSEREMQVCKGLLAGRTAPQQAEHLHLRVNTVESYLRRAAIKLGISGRNSLMRWMYAQGD, from the coding sequence ATGAATTCGCACCTGCTTTTTCCGCAGATCGGCAAAGTCATAGCCAGTACCGGCAGCCGTCATTTCCCCCAGCGGCTGCATGACCTGATCCAGACCCACTTGACCATCGATGCCACCCTCATTCGCCAGATGCGGGTGGCTGGCGCCTGCTCTTCCCGCCCCGACGCCACCTTGCTCAGCGAGACGGTGTTCAGCACAGGCGAGCCGGGCGATGCCTTCGACGACCCGGCGCGCCTGCACCTGGCGCGGCGCAAGGATGGCTACCGCTACGAGATCACGGTCCTGCGCGCGGATCCGCGCTATGGGTTTTCCGCCGTCGAACGCAGTCGGCTGGAGGATATTTCCCCTCTGCTGCTGCCCATGCTCGAGAAACACATCAGTGCCCTGCAGCCCGCGCTGCCTGAGCCGAGCGAGCCGGAAAGCCTGGAGCAGCGCTTCATCGAACGCCTGCGCCAGGCCGACATCACCTTGTCGGAGCGGGAGATGCAGGTGTGCAAGGGGCTGCTTGCCGGGCGCACGGCGCCACAGCAGGCCGAGCATCTGCACCTGAGGGTCAACACCGTCGAAAGCTACCTGCGGCGGGCGGCGATCAAGCTGGGGATCAGCGGGCGCAATTCGTTGATGCGCTGGATGTACGCACAGGGAGACTGA
- a CDS encoding molybdopterin molybdotransferase MoeA encodes MSVDEALRQLLALARATPFTAVEPVALRQADGRVLAEDLRAAIDLPPWANSAMDGYALRLEDLPGQPLPVSQAVFAGQAPGPLQAGTCARVFTGAPIPDGADCVQLQENCVVDAQGRVSSLTPLCRGDNVRPQGNEIRAGSPLLAAGTVLNPISLGVLASQGINQVPVLRRPRVALLSSGDELAGEGAVLGPGQIFDSNRVVLATLLERLGCDVIDLGCVPDDPLRLRMALAEAEGAELIITSAGVSVGDADCIGALLREAGEVKLWKLAIKPGKPFTFGHVGAVPLLGLPGNPGSALVTFLLLARPYLLARMGIVQVEPVRVPVVAGFAWPKAGKRQEYLRVRLEGGRARLLENQSSATLLSAVQGDGLLEVPAGETFEAADVLDFIAFAGVGVC; translated from the coding sequence ATGTCGGTCGACGAGGCGCTGCGCCAACTGCTGGCGCTGGCCAGGGCGACGCCGTTCACGGCCGTCGAGCCGGTCGCCCTTCGCCAGGCCGATGGTCGTGTGCTGGCCGAGGATCTGCGTGCGGCCATCGACCTGCCGCCCTGGGCCAACAGCGCCATGGACGGCTACGCGCTGCGCCTCGAAGATCTGCCGGGGCAACCCTTGCCGGTGTCGCAGGCCGTATTCGCCGGGCAGGCGCCGGGGCCATTGCAGGCGGGGACCTGCGCGCGAGTGTTTACTGGCGCGCCCATTCCCGACGGTGCCGACTGCGTGCAGTTGCAGGAGAACTGCGTGGTCGACGCGCAAGGACGGGTGAGCTCGCTGACCCCGTTGTGTCGGGGTGACAACGTTCGTCCACAAGGCAACGAGATCCGGGCGGGTTCGCCCTTGCTGGCCGCGGGCACGGTACTGAACCCGATTTCTTTGGGGGTGCTGGCCTCGCAGGGCATCAACCAGGTGCCGGTGCTGCGCCGACCACGCGTTGCACTGCTGTCCAGTGGTGATGAGCTGGCCGGTGAGGGCGCAGTGCTGGGGCCGGGGCAGATCTTTGACAGCAATCGCGTGGTGCTGGCCACGTTGCTTGAACGGCTGGGGTGCGACGTGATCGACCTGGGCTGTGTACCGGACGATCCGCTTCGGCTGCGCATGGCCTTGGCCGAGGCCGAAGGCGCCGAGCTGATCATCACCAGCGCCGGGGTGTCGGTGGGCGACGCCGACTGCATCGGCGCGCTGCTGCGCGAGGCAGGTGAAGTGAAACTGTGGAAGCTGGCGATCAAGCCTGGCAAGCCTTTCACCTTCGGGCATGTGGGAGCGGTGCCGTTACTGGGGTTGCCGGGGAACCCGGGGTCGGCATTGGTGACCTTCCTGCTGCTGGCGCGCCCCTACTTGCTGGCGCGGATGGGGATCGTGCAGGTCGAGCCGGTGCGCGTGCCGGTGGTGGCAGGGTTTGCCTGGCCCAAGGCGGGCAAGCGCCAGGAGTACCTGCGGGTGCGGCTCGAGGGCGGGCGGGCGCGGCTGCTGGAGAACCAGAGCTCCGCGACGTTGCTCAGTGCGGTGCAGGGGGATGGATTGCTGGAGGTGCCGGCGGGGGAGACGTTCGAGGCAGCGGACGTGCTGGACTTCATTGCGTTTGCGGGCGTTGGGGTTTGTTGA
- the moaB gene encoding molybdenum cofactor biosynthesis protein B — MNTRPDAVFVPLNIAVLTVSDTRTFETDTSGELLASRAVGMGHRLVDRVLLKDDLYKIRAQVAGWIADDSVQVVLITGGTGFTGRDSTPEAVACLLDKQIDGFGELFRALSILDIGTSTVQSRALAGLANGTLVCCLPGSTGACRTAWEGILVEQLDARHRPCNFVPHLKAVNLCGSRS, encoded by the coding sequence ATGAATACCCGACCCGATGCCGTATTTGTTCCCCTGAATATCGCCGTGCTGACCGTCAGCGATACCCGCACCTTCGAAACCGACACCTCCGGCGAGCTGCTGGCCAGCCGCGCGGTGGGCATGGGCCATCGGCTGGTGGACAGGGTGCTGCTCAAGGACGATCTGTACAAGATCCGCGCCCAGGTGGCGGGCTGGATCGCCGATGACAGCGTGCAGGTGGTGCTGATCACCGGTGGCACCGGCTTTACCGGGCGTGACAGCACCCCCGAGGCGGTTGCTTGCCTGCTGGACAAGCAGATCGATGGTTTCGGCGAGTTGTTCCGCGCGCTGTCGATCCTCGACATCGGCACCTCGACGGTGCAGAGCCGTGCCCTGGCCGGCCTGGCCAACGGCACCCTGGTGTGCTGCCTGCCGGGCTCCACCGGCGCCTGCCGTACCGCCTGGGAAGGCATCCTGGTGGAACAGCTGGATGCGCGTCACCGCCCGTGCAACTTCGTGCCGCACCTGAAGGCGGTCAACCTGTGCGGGTCGCGCTCGTGA
- a CDS encoding HAD family hydrolase, with protein sequence MLTALLFDLDGTLTDTDTLHLQAFRKLLHDHDGRALTQEQFDTQVSGRSNGLLFADLFPHADTAERQRLAERKEALFRELSPSLSPLPGLLDLLAHAEQHGIGMCVVTNAPRLNAEHMLAAMGLDERFKHVLVADELERPKPDPLPYLTGLQRLGANAGQALAFEDSLPGVKAAVDAGIFTVGLATTQPAERLLEAGARLVIEDYDDPRLWALIEQMQTQA encoded by the coding sequence ATGCTGACCGCCCTGCTGTTCGACCTCGATGGGACCCTCACCGACACCGACACCCTGCACTTGCAGGCCTTCCGCAAACTGTTGCACGACCACGACGGCCGCGCGCTGACCCAGGAGCAGTTCGACACACAGGTGAGCGGGCGCTCCAACGGCCTGCTGTTCGCTGACCTGTTCCCGCACGCGGACACCGCCGAACGCCAGAGGCTGGCGGAGCGCAAGGAGGCGCTGTTCCGCGAGCTGTCACCGAGCCTGTCGCCGCTGCCCGGCCTGCTCGACCTGCTGGCGCACGCCGAACAGCACGGCATCGGCATGTGCGTGGTGACCAATGCGCCGCGCCTGAATGCCGAGCACATGCTGGCCGCCATGGGCCTGGACGAGCGCTTCAAGCACGTGCTGGTCGCGGACGAGCTGGAACGCCCCAAGCCAGACCCGCTGCCCTACCTCACCGGCCTGCAACGCCTGGGGGCCAACGCTGGCCAGGCGCTGGCCTTCGAGGACTCGCTACCAGGCGTCAAGGCGGCCGTCGATGCCGGGATCTTCACCGTGGGTCTGGCAACCACGCAACCTGCCGAGCGGCTGCTGGAGGCTGGGGCGCGGCTGGTGATCGAGGACTACGATGATCCGCGCCTGTGGGCGCTGATCGAGCAGATGCAAACGCAAGCGTGA
- a CDS encoding DUF899 domain-containing protein, whose protein sequence is MTHPKHAVVSRSQWLATRQQLWLHEKAFTHQRDELAAARRALPWVKVEQDYRFHGPDGELGLDGLFAGRSQLLVYHFMFAEGWQEGCPGCSFLADHFDGANLHLAHHDVSLVAVSRAPYTEFQAFRQRMGWHFPWFSSHGSQFNQDFGVSVATDGTAQYNYEPYTGSENELPGLSTFYRDQDGSLYHTYSTYARGLDILVNTYNFLDLAPLGRNEAGTMDWVRHHDRYEGADAKPHCCAK, encoded by the coding sequence ATGACCCACCCCAAGCACGCCGTGGTCTCGCGCAGCCAATGGCTCGCCACCCGGCAACAACTGTGGCTGCACGAAAAGGCCTTCACCCACCAACGCGACGAACTGGCCGCCGCCCGCCGCGCCTTGCCCTGGGTGAAAGTCGAACAGGACTACCGCTTCCACGGCCCTGACGGCGAGCTCGGCCTTGACGGGCTGTTCGCCGGACGCAGCCAACTGCTGGTCTACCACTTCATGTTCGCCGAAGGCTGGCAGGAAGGCTGCCCGGGTTGCTCGTTCCTGGCCGATCACTTCGATGGCGCCAACCTGCACCTGGCGCACCATGACGTGTCGCTGGTGGCGGTATCCCGCGCGCCCTACACCGAGTTCCAGGCGTTTCGCCAGCGCATGGGCTGGCACTTCCCCTGGTTCTCGTCCCATGGCAGCCAATTCAACCAGGACTTCGGCGTCAGCGTCGCCACCGACGGCACGGCCCAGTACAACTACGAACCCTACACGGGCAGCGAAAACGAGCTGCCCGGGCTGAGCACCTTCTACCGCGACCAGGACGGCAGCCTCTACCACACCTACTCCACCTACGCCCGCGGCCTGGACATCCTGGTCAATACCTACAACTTCCTCGACCTGGCGCCGCTAGGGCGCAACGAGGCGGGCACGATGGACTGGGTGCGTCACCACGACCGCTACGAAGGCGCCGACGCCAAGCCGCACTGCTGCGCGAAATGA
- a CDS encoding bile acid:sodium symporter family protein: protein MKYLRMLFDNFTLALLGVVFIATVLPCSGEGAVLFGWLTNLAIGLLFFLHGAKLSREAIIAGAGHWRLHLLVFASTFVLFPLLGMAFKPLFVPLVGNELYLGVLYLCALPATVQSAIAFTSLARGNVPAAICSAAASSLLGIFLTPLLVMMLLGASGDTGSGLDAVLKITLQLLVPFVAGQIARRWIGDWVRRNARWLKMVDQGSILLVVYTAFSEAVVTGLWHSVSAQHLAGLFAVCGILLAVVLLGTRVLGRAFGFNVEDRITILFAGSKKSLATGVPMAQVLFVGGGIGAMILPLMLFHQIQLMVCAVLAQRYAARVEASGEAAAS from the coding sequence ATGAAGTATTTGCGCATGCTTTTCGACAACTTCACCCTGGCGTTGCTCGGGGTGGTGTTCATTGCCACCGTGCTGCCCTGTTCCGGCGAAGGGGCAGTGCTGTTCGGCTGGCTGACCAACCTGGCCATCGGCCTGCTGTTCTTCCTGCATGGCGCCAAGCTGTCGCGCGAGGCCATCATCGCCGGCGCCGGCCACTGGCGCCTGCATCTGCTGGTATTCGCCAGCACCTTCGTGCTGTTCCCCTTGCTTGGCATGGCGTTCAAGCCGCTGTTCGTGCCATTGGTGGGCAACGAGCTGTACCTGGGGGTGCTGTACCTGTGTGCGCTGCCGGCCACGGTGCAGTCGGCGATCGCCTTCACTTCGCTGGCCCGTGGCAACGTGCCGGCGGCCATTTGCAGCGCCGCGGCATCCAGCCTGCTGGGGATCTTCCTCACGCCGCTGCTGGTGATGATGCTGCTCGGTGCCTCCGGCGATACCGGCTCGGGGCTGGACGCCGTACTCAAGATCACCCTTCAGTTGCTGGTGCCTTTCGTCGCCGGGCAGATCGCCCGCCGCTGGATCGGCGACTGGGTCCGGCGCAATGCCCGCTGGTTGAAGATGGTAGACCAGGGTTCGATCCTGCTGGTGGTCTACACCGCTTTCAGCGAAGCGGTGGTCACCGGGCTGTGGCACAGCGTCTCGGCGCAGCACCTGGCGGGGCTGTTCGCCGTGTGCGGCATCTTGCTGGCGGTGGTGCTGCTGGGCACCCGCGTGCTCGGGCGTGCGTTCGGGTTCAACGTCGAGGATCGCATCACCATCCTGTTCGCCGGCTCCAAGAAAAGCCTGGCCACCGGCGTGCCGATGGCGCAGGTGTTGTTCGTCGGCGGGGGCATCGGCGCGATGATCCTGCCGTTGATGCTGTTCCATCAGATCCAGCTGATGGTCTGCGCGGTGCTGGCGCAGCGCTACGCGGCGCGGGTCGAGGCGAGCGGCGAGGCGGCGGCGTCCTGA
- the ampC gene encoding class C beta-lactamase, with product MKHTRHLCLTATLALVSLPTLADSLQSTVDGVIQPLMREQGIAGMAVAVYVNGESHYFNYGYADKQEKQAVSRDTLFEVGSVSKTYTATLAALASAEGKLDLAAPASRYQPALAGTPIGSASVLELGAYSGDCLPLQFPDEVQTDKQVLAFYQHWQRRFEHGTMRCYSNPSLGLFGNLAARSQQRPFAEVMTQDVLPRLGLRHTYLEVPASARGLYAQGYDAADKPVRVGPGPFADEAYGIKTSASDMLRYVQLQVKPNELDPALRKAIAITQAGYFQVGAMTQGLGWERYPYPVALDTLLAGNGANMIREPQATKALVPSLPAEPAAWYNKTGATNGFGAYIAFVPSKQMGIVLLANRNYPNEERVRAAQRILASLER from the coding sequence ATGAAACACACCCGCCACCTCTGCCTCACCGCCACCCTGGCGCTGGTCAGCCTGCCCACCCTGGCCGACAGCCTGCAGTCGACGGTCGATGGCGTCATCCAGCCGTTGATGCGCGAACAAGGTATCGCCGGCATGGCCGTGGCCGTTTACGTCAATGGCGAGTCGCACTACTTCAACTACGGCTATGCGGACAAACAGGAAAAACAAGCCGTGAGCCGCGACACCCTGTTCGAGGTCGGCTCGGTGAGCAAGACCTACACCGCCACCCTTGCCGCCCTGGCCAGCGCCGAAGGCAAGCTCGACCTCGCCGCGCCCGCCAGCCGCTACCAGCCGGCCCTGGCCGGTACGCCCATCGGCAGCGCCAGCGTACTGGAACTGGGGGCCTACAGCGGCGACTGCCTGCCGTTGCAATTCCCGGACGAAGTGCAGACCGACAAACAGGTCCTGGCCTTCTACCAGCACTGGCAGCGCCGCTTCGAACACGGCACCATGCGCTGCTACTCGAACCCCAGCCTGGGCCTGTTCGGCAACCTGGCGGCGCGCTCGCAGCAACGCCCGTTCGCCGAAGTGATGACCCAGGATGTGCTGCCGCGACTGGGCCTGCGCCACACCTACCTGGAGGTGCCGGCCAGCGCTCGCGGGCTGTATGCCCAGGGCTACGACGCCGCCGACAAGCCGGTGCGGGTCGGCCCCGGCCCCTTCGCCGACGAAGCCTATGGCATCAAGACCAGTGCCAGCGACATGCTGCGCTACGTCCAGCTGCAGGTGAAGCCGAACGAACTCGACCCGGCGCTGCGCAAGGCCATCGCCATCACCCAGGCTGGCTACTTCCAGGTCGGCGCCATGACCCAGGGCCTGGGCTGGGAGCGCTACCCGTATCCGGTGGCCCTGGACACCTTGCTGGCGGGCAATGGCGCCAACATGATCCGCGAGCCCCAGGCCACCAAGGCCCTGGTCCCCAGCCTCCCGGCCGAGCCCGCGGCCTGGTACAACAAGACCGGCGCCACCAATGGTTTCGGCGCCTATATCGCCTTCGTGCCCTCCAAGCAGATGGGCATTGTCCTGCTCGCCAACCGCAACTACCCCAACGAGGAACGCGTGCGCGCCGCCCAACGCATCCTCGCCAGCCTGGAGCGCTGA
- a CDS encoding glutathione S-transferase family protein yields the protein MLRILGKASSINVRKVLWTCVELGLPYQREDWGSGFQATDTPEFLALNPNAMVPVIVDGDFVLWESNSILRYLVNAHGGAHLYPAAPRARAAVDQWLDWQATDLNDAWRYPFMSLVRHSPAHQDPALLAAASAQWTARMRLLEQRLQATNAYVAGSDFSLADVAIGLSLNRWRRTPLEHPPLPALEAYHARLRQRAGFLEHGDNGTP from the coding sequence ATGTTGAGAATCCTCGGCAAGGCGTCATCGATCAATGTACGCAAGGTGCTGTGGACCTGCGTCGAACTGGGCCTGCCCTATCAACGCGAAGACTGGGGCAGCGGCTTCCAGGCCACCGACACGCCGGAATTCCTGGCCCTGAACCCCAACGCCATGGTGCCGGTGATCGTCGACGGCGACTTCGTACTGTGGGAGTCGAACAGCATCCTGCGCTACCTGGTCAACGCGCATGGCGGTGCCCACCTCTATCCTGCCGCGCCGCGCGCCCGCGCGGCCGTCGACCAATGGCTGGACTGGCAGGCCACCGACCTCAATGACGCCTGGCGCTATCCGTTCATGTCCCTGGTGCGCCACTCCCCCGCGCACCAGGACCCGGCGTTGCTGGCCGCTGCGAGCGCCCAGTGGACCGCGCGGATGCGCCTGCTCGAACAGCGCCTGCAAGCCACCAACGCGTATGTGGCCGGCAGCGATTTCAGCCTGGCCGACGTGGCCATCGGCCTGTCGCTCAACCGCTGGCGCCGTACGCCGCTGGAGCACCCGCCACTGCCGGCGCTGGAGGCGTATCACGCACGCCTGCGCCAGCGCGCGGGCTTCCTCGAGCACGGAGACAATGGAACCCCATGA
- a CDS encoding group II truncated hemoglobin, producing MNTPAFGTDDASYQAAGGIDGLRRLVDDFYRLMEQSPSAASVRRMHPDDLSGSRDKLACFLSGWLGGPRLYSERYGSIAIPSFHAQWPISEAHSAIWLDCMAQAIALQPWSGEFAEYLLRQLRVPAERIVQASRNRHAQA from the coding sequence ATGAACACCCCTGCCTTCGGCACCGATGACGCCTCCTACCAGGCCGCTGGCGGCATCGATGGCCTGCGCCGGCTGGTCGATGACTTCTACCGGCTGATGGAACAAAGCCCGTCGGCCGCCAGCGTGCGCCGCATGCACCCGGACGACCTGTCCGGCTCGCGCGACAAGCTGGCGTGCTTTCTCAGCGGCTGGTTGGGCGGGCCGCGCCTGTACAGCGAACGCTACGGTTCGATCGCCATCCCTTCGTTCCACGCCCAGTGGCCGATCAGCGAAGCCCACAGCGCCATCTGGCTCGACTGCATGGCCCAGGCCATTGCCCTGCAACCCTGGTCAGGCGAGTTCGCCGAGTACCTGCTGCGCCAGCTGCGGGTGCCTGCCGAGCGCATCGTCCAGGCCAGCCGCAACCGCCACGCTCAGGCCTGA